The nucleotide sequence TTCGAGAGCAACAAATGCTTTGGTATAACATAAATTCTAGGATGAATGAAGAGATGAATGTGTCAAATAGAAAATCTCAAAAATGGAAATATTTTTTATCTTTTGCAGGAGCCATTCTAGTGGTTGTTCTGTTAGCGCTTCCACTTTTTCAACTTATTGAGGAAGAGAATGTAGATGGTGATAGCGAGATACTAAAGGAAATCTTAAATAAACAGTTCTCTGGACCGGATCAAGAATTAATGAACCTATTAGAGGACCCTGACAATCTGACAATCATTGGAAAAGAAGAATCGAAACCAAAGGGACCTACTGAGTTAGACAAGTATCTTGAAGAAGAATATAAATCTAGTTTTACTGATGATGCATATCAAACATTTATCGGAAGCTATTTATTAGACTTCCAGTCCACCGCGCATTATGGGGATTATAAATTGCAAGCGGAAAGCATTGATTTAGAACAAAGTGACTCGAATGATGAAGAATATATGTTTAAAGTGAAGGTTGGTTATCAAAAAGGGGAGATAGAAAAAGGTTACGCTGAAGTAACAGGAAGGGCAAAGGTTAACGCTAAAGGAGAGGTGTACTATTACAAATTAGAAGATGATGGTGGATTATCTCAAGCGTTACGGTCTGGGATGTAAGTTAGAGAGAAGGAACTTGACTGGTATTCAAGTTCCTTCTCGGGTTTGTCAAATAAATAAACACCTTTGTAATTAAACAGCACGTTGACATTAGCTATTGTGTCGATATTATTTGAGTTGCGATTTTCCTGTACCAATTTCTTTCATAAAACAACTAAACATCGAAGAAGTCAAATTTCATGCTATTTGGACTGCTTATTGGAATGTCAATGCGTATGTTTAGCGACTATAACGGTACTACTTATTTTATAGGAGAAGGTTTATTTTTCTTTCACTCTCTGTTTTATTGCTTGTATCTGATATTCTTGTTCATCCGCAGATAATGGAGGTCGTTCAACGAAGGATTGAAGAATTGCTTTCCTCTTCTCTACCGGAATCAAGGAAGATTTGAGAAGCAAACGAACTTCATACAAAAAATCCACATACTGCTCATACTCCTCATCGAACATTTCCTCCAGCTGTGTTTTAATTTTTTTCGTTAACATAGGACTAGCTCCGTTAGTGGAGACGGCAATGGATAGTTTTCCCCTTTGAACATGAGCAGGGAAATGAATGTCACCTTTATCCGCATCATCTGTAGCATTAACCAATACATGGGCAGGACAAGACCTTCTAACTAAGTCATTAATTTTCGGGTTGTTGGTGGCGGTAATCACCAAAGCAGCCTTTTGGACATCCGAAGCGGAAAAGGCTTTTGCTTGCCAAACGATTTTGTTTTGTTCATGTAGGTGGGCGAGTTCACTAGTTACCTCCGGACTGACGACGATAATCGAAGCCATTGTAGGAAGGAGGGTTTGGACACGCCGCTCCGCAACCTTCCCGCCTCCTACTACAACTACCTGTTTATTGTTAAAATCCATCATAACCGGTAAATAGGACATAAAGATTTCCCCTCTCTATTTGTCTATATTATACTTATTTTTACTAAACCAAAGAAGGGGGAAGTCTATGTTTGAACCTTGTAGGCGTATAAAAGACCAAATGTCTAAGTTTGATAAACCTTGGTTTATCGCGGGTGGATGGGCCATTGATTTGTTTGTGGGACACGAAACTAGAGAGCATTCAGATATAGAGATTGGTCTGTTTCGTCAGGATCAATTTGTACTAAAAAACTACCTGAACCATTGTGATTTTCAAAAAGTAGTGAAAGGGAAGCTAATGCCATGGAATGCTGAGTATGTAGAGCTTCCTATCCATGAAATACACGGAAAAAGGAGAGACGGGGACAGTGCGATGGAAATTCTACTTAATGAAAGAGTAGAAGATATTTGGTTATTTCGCCGAGAAACGTCTATTACGTACCCTATCCAAGATTTAATACGAATCTCTTCTTCCGGAATTCCATTTCTAGCACCAGAAATTGTCCTTCTCTATAAAACTAAAAACCCACGGGAAAAAGACTTACTAGATTTCCAACAAGTGGTTCCATTGCTGGATAGGGAGAAGAAAGTATGGTTGAAAGAAGCGATAACAAAGTGGGATTTAAATCATGAATGGATATCGGTTCTATAGTGGAGGAGGGAGACAATGAATAAGGCGATCCTTTTCGATCTCGATGGCACACTACTAGATCGGGAGAAATCGGTAAGGCATTTTGTGGATGATCAATTTAATAGATTAAAACCATCCTTTGGCCATGTCAGGAAATCAGCCTACGTTCACTCTTTTTTAAAGTTGGATGATAGAGGATATGTGTGGAAGGACAAAGTGTATCAGCAGATGGTGGAGGAATTTGACATAACAATGATAACCTGGCAGGAGCTTTTAGAGGACTATGTTACAAACTTTTAT is from Radiobacillus kanasensis and encodes:
- a CDS encoding NAD(P)-binding protein, whose translation is MSYLPVMMDFNNKQVVVVGGGKVAERRVQTLLPTMASIIVVSPEVTSELAHLHEQNKIVWQAKAFSASDVQKAALVITATNNPKINDLVRRSCPAHVLVNATDDADKGDIHFPAHVQRGKLSIAVSTNGASPMLTKKIKTQLEEMFDEEYEQYVDFLYEVRLLLKSSLIPVEKRKAILQSFVERPPLSADEQEYQIQAIKQRVKEK
- a CDS encoding nucleotidyltransferase domain-containing protein; amino-acid sequence: MFEPCRRIKDQMSKFDKPWFIAGGWAIDLFVGHETREHSDIEIGLFRQDQFVLKNYLNHCDFQKVVKGKLMPWNAEYVELPIHEIHGKRRDGDSAMEILLNERVEDIWLFRRETSITYPIQDLIRISSSGIPFLAPEIVLLYKTKNPREKDLLDFQQVVPLLDREKKVWLKEAITKWDLNHEWISVL